A window of Rhododendron vialii isolate Sample 1 chromosome 11a, ASM3025357v1 contains these coding sequences:
- the LOC131307791 gene encoding uncharacterized protein LOC131307791: MFQSTAPPPPPLFKQRSWSPDMLRDQAWSRRKGRHHKLRRSGRLSRSVTDDDLDELKACFELGFGFDLPVIDPKLFDAFPALEFYHTVNKQYSQSLSRTTSSSSTVVSDSDTSSFSVDSPSSTIFGPGDDPEMVKTRLRQWAQVVACVVRQPLPN, translated from the exons atgttCCAATCCACcgcgccgccgccgccgcctcttTTCAAGCAACGTTCGTGGTCCCCGGACATGCTCCGCGACCAGGCCTGGTCGCGGCGGAAGGGCCGGCACCACAAGCTGCGGCGGAGTGGCCGTCTCTCCAGGAGCGTCACCGACGACGACTTGGACGAGCTCAAGGCCTGCTTCGAGTTGGGCTTCGGGTTCGATTTGCCCGTTATCGACCCGAAGCTATTCGATGCCTTTCCTGCGCTCGAGTTCTACCATACCGTTAATAAGCAGTACAGCCAGAGCTTATCCAGAACGACCTCGTCCTCGTCGACGGTTGTTTCGGATTCGGATACGTCGTCGTTCTCTGTCGATAGCCCTAGCAGCACTATATTTGGCCCAG GTGATGATCCGGAGATGGTGAAGACGAGATTAAGGCAGTGGGCCCAGGTGGTTGCTTGTGTGGTGCGACAGCCTCTACCAAACTAA
- the LOC131308452 gene encoding cold-regulated protein 28-like has translation MEEDSRPAPPDLAAGEACRNELTRTDSGSSSVTVHISKNFVRTKNVARPSMAWTNAKHNSYLASLEASFVKELHQSLGLLSSHSEYSDQFTVLQDGFSRRINFERNQPLPYNAAGSHFVKERSWMQRFRCSGKHNNISVNLQECSSFCSEEMLSGRKRIFTHRLSISGRPCVCRESQLDAVGNIAEVSDQNFVDEDQEEKSLSLSKPKRLKMDAADSSTNDQIVPSGDMFSVEIATAGNNLLERKEQVDRKCHSDNIDSLFAQDVM, from the exons ATGGAGGAGGATTCAAGGCCGGCGCCGCCGGATCTCGCCGCGGGGGAGGCTTGCAGGAACGAGTTGACTCGGACGGACTCTGGCTCGTCGTCCGTCACCGTCCATATTTCGAAGAATTTCGTTCGGACAAAAAATGTCGCAAGACCG AGCATGGCATGGACGAATGCGAAGCACAATTCGTATCTAGCTTCTTTGGAAGCATCATTTGTTAAGGAGTTGCATCAGTCCTTGGGTTTACTCTCCTCGCACTCAGAATATTCTGACCAG tTCACAGTTTTACAAGATGGCTTTTCACGGAGAATCAATTTTGAGAGAAACCAGCCTTTACCATATAATGCAGCTGGTTCTCATTTTGTAAAAGAAAGGTCATGGATGCAACGGTTTAGATGTTCAGGTAAACACAACAACATATCAGTTAATTTGCAAGAATGCAGCTCATTCTGTAGTGAGGAAATGCTGTCTGGGAGGAAGAGGATTTTCACCCACCGATTATCAATTTCTGGACGGCCATGCGTATGCCGTGAAAGCCAACTGGATGCAGTTGGCAATATTGCAG AGGTTTCGGACCAGAACTTTGTGGATGAAGACCAAGAAGAGAAGTCACTCAGTTTGTCCAAGCCaaaaaggttgaagatggatgcAGCTGACTCTTCAACCAACGATCAA ATAGTGCCCTCTGGGGATATGTTTTCTGTGGAAATTGCAACAGCTGGTAACAATTTATTAGAAAGAAAAGAGCAGGTGGATCGTAAATGTCATTCAGATAACATCGACAGCTTATTCGCCCAGGATGTGATGTGA
- the LOC131307784 gene encoding ferredoxin--nitrite reductase, chloroplastic — MSSSLSVRFLAPSLSNSRNSKTIVLSATAPRAVVPPRAEAGFDDSRLEPRVEERDGYWVLKEKFRGGINPSEKLKIEKEPMKLFMEKGVEELANMSLEEIEKSKLTKDDIDTRLKWLGLFHRRKHQYGRFMMRLKLPNGVTTSAQTRYLASVIRQYGKEGCADVTTRQNWQIRGVVLPDVPEILKGLAEVGLTSLQSGMDNVRNPVGNSLAGIDPHEIVDTRPYADLLSQFITANSLGNPAITNLPRKWNVCVVGSHDLYEHPHINDLAYMPATNNGRFGFNLLVGGFFSPKRCAEAVPLDAWVPADDLIPVCKAVLEAYRDLGARGNRQKTRMMWLIDELGIEGFRSEVVKRMPQQELERASSQDLVQKQWERRDYLGVHPQKQEGYSFVGLHVPVGRVQADDMDELARLADKYGSGELRLTVEQNIIIPNVEDSNIESLLREPLLKEKFQPAPPVLMKGLVACTGNQFCGQAIIETKARAVKVTEEVGRRVSVTRAVRMHWTGCPNSCGQVQVADIGFMGCMTRDRNGKIVEGVDVFLGGRIGSDSHLGDVYKKGVPCDDELVNVVVDILVNYFGAVTREREELL, encoded by the exons atgtcatcatcACTTTCTGTTAGATTTCTGGCACCTTCGCTAAGCAATTCAAGAAATTCCAAAACAATAGTACTGTCTGCCACTGCTCCTCGGGCGGTGGTGCCACCGCGGGCGGAGGCGGGATTCGACGACTCCCGGCTGGAGCCGAGggtggaggagagagatgggtatTGGGTGTTGAAGGAGAAGTTCAGGGGAGGGATAAATCCTTCGGAAAAGCTGAAGATTGAGAAAGAGCCAATGAAGCTGTTCATGGAGAAGGGTGTTGAAGAACTTGCTAATATGTCACTCGAAGAGATTGAGAAGTCTAAGCTCACAAAGGATGATATTGATACGCGGCTCAAGTGGCTTGGCTTGTTCCATAGGAGGAAGCATCAAT ATGGTAGGTTTATGATGAGACTGAAGCTACCAAATGGCGTAACGACAAGCGCGCAGACACGGTACCTAGCCAGTGTAATAAGGCAGTACGGAAAGGAAGGATGCGCAGACGTGACTACGAGGCAAAACTGGCAAATTCGTGGCGTG GTGTTGCCTGATGTACCAGAAATATTGAAGGGTCTTGCCGAAGTTGGCTTGACTAGCTTGCAGAGTGGGATGGACAATGTCAGGAACCCCGTTGGGAATTCTTTGGCAGGGATTGATCCCCACGAGATTGTCGATACACGGCCTTACGCAGATTTGTTGTCTCAATTCATCACCGCCAATTCGCTCGGCAATCCGGCCATAACCAACTT GCCAAGGAAGTGGAATGTGTGCGTAGTTGGATCTCATGATCTATATGAGCATCCTCACATCAATGATCTTGCTTACATGCCTGCCACGAAcaatggacggttcggattcAACCTTCTAGTTGGCGGGTTTTTTAGCCCCAAAAGATGTGCAGAGGCAGTTCCTCTCGACGCCTGGGTCCCAGCCGATGACCTGATCCCGGTGTGCAAAGCCGTGTTGGAAGCTTACAGAGACCTCGGCGCCAGAGGAAACCGGCAGAAGACTAGGATGATGTGGTTGATTGATGAACTT GGAATTGAAGGATTCAGGTCAGAGGTAGTGAAGAGAATGCCTCAACAAGAACTAGAAAGAGCATCTTCCCAAGACTTGGTTCAAAAGCAATGGGAGAGGAGAGATTACCTTGGTGTCCACCCACAGAAACAGGAGGGCTACAGCTTTGTGGGCCTCCACGTGCCCGTGGGCCGGGTTCAAGCCGACGACATGGACGAGCTGGCCCGCTTAGCCGACAAATACGGCTCAGGCGAGCTCCGGCTCACAGTAGAGCAAAACATTATAATCCCAAATGTTGAGGATTCAAATATTGAATCCTTGCTAAGAGAGCCtcttttgaaggaaaaatttcaaCCGGCCCCGCCTGTTCTAATGAAAGGACTCGTGGCATGCACGGGCAACCAGTTCTGCGGGCAAGCCATAATCGAGACGAAGGCTCGGGCGGTTAAGGTGACCGAGGAGGTGGGGAGGCGCGTGTCCGTGACTAGGGCAGTGAGGATGCACTGGACGGGCTGCCCGAATAGTTGCGGGCAGGTCCAGGTGGCCGATATCGGGTTCATGGGGTGCATGACTAGGGATAGAAATGGAAAGATTGTTGAAGGTGTTGATGTTTTCTTGGGAGGGAGAATTGGGAGTGACTCACATTTGGGAGATGTTTACAAGAAGGGTGTCCCTTGTGATGATGAATTGGTGAATGTGGTTGTGGACATTTTGGTCAATTACTTTGGAGCTGTAACTAGGGAGAGGGAAGAATTATTATAG